The Quatrionicoccus australiensis nucleotide sequence CTTGACCATCAATTTGAAACGGGCCATCAGCTGGGCCCTTTCAAGTTTTTCATCCATCGACGGTTCTCCTTTTTATACGCGCCGACAAAGCGCGATCGGGGTTGGTGGTGCATTGCAGCGAAAATCATGCCGGCGACCGGTCGACCGGATAAAAACGCCAAAAATCATTCACTTGCAATAATTCCCTGGGAGCAACAGGGAATGCCCGCTGCCTGAAACTGGTGCAAGGGCATTCCTGACCGGGCCGTCATGGTGCGCCGCAATAAAAAGCAGCCGCGCCACTTCACAGTAAAATAGGCCGCTCTTTCCTCAACGGTGCATCCGATGCTCCCTGGCTTACACCGCCCCGGCTGGTTTCCGGTCTGGCAGCGCAACTTCCTCGTCTGGCGCAAGCTCGCCCTGCCGTCCATTCTCGGCAACCTGGCCGACCCGCTGATCTACATGCTCGGCCTCGGTTACGGGCTGGGCGCGATGCTGCCCAATATCGACGGCCAGTCCTACGTCGCCTTCCTTTCGGCCGGCACGGTGTGCGCCTCGACGATGAACGCGGCGACCTTCGAGGCCCTCTATTCGTCGTTCTCGCGCATGCATGTGCAGAAAACCTGGGACGCCATCCTCAACACGCCGCTCGGCCTCGCCGATGTCGTCGCCGGCGAGCTGTTCTGGGCGGCCACCAAGTCGCTGTTCTCCGGCGCTGCCATTCTCGTCGTGATCACTGGTCTCGGCCTGACGCACGGCCCGCTCGTGCTTTGGGCGCTGCCGGCGATCATCCTGACCGGGCTGGCCTTCGCCGCGCTCGGCCTGATCTGGAACGCGCTGGCGCCGTCCTACGATTTCTTCATGTATTACTTCACGCTGTTCATCACGCCGATGACGCTGATTTCCGGCGTTTTC carries:
- a CDS encoding ABC transporter permease; translated protein: MLPGLHRPGWFPVWQRNFLVWRKLALPSILGNLADPLIYMLGLGYGLGAMLPNIDGQSYVAFLSAGTVCASTMNAATFEALYSSFSRMHVQKTWDAILNTPLGLADVVAGELFWAATKSLFSGAAILVVITGLGLTHGPLVLWALPAIILTGLAFAALGLIWNALAPSYDFFMYYFTLFITPMTLISGVFFPTGQLPGWLATIGQILPLAQGVALIRPLLAGNMPPDALLHIGVLLATTGIAFAIALRLTRRRLLK